One window from the genome of Desulforamulus ruminis DSM 2154 encodes:
- a CDS encoding extracellular solute-binding protein: MKKRLFAMIGCLVILSLVLAGCGGGKEEKEAAQNNGAQGKLVDGPFKKVEDLPVIQAPEGFDWKQFAGVEINLVSENTPPSSALAANIKEFEDATGIKVNIQQMDLGALVQKVGLDFGANSSKYHVIYADPYQVLAKYSSKFVDLNTLNNDPALPKIPGGLEDFIQSQLEIDGYMGSKDKLYALPYDCPTMVLAYRTDVMAKIKDKFQAEKGFDPTPNPGMTWEQYYQVAEYINQHAAELGVKYGTGHQAKQYDSLMCDFSNILSAYGADYFTNRELGGVGAANPGKTSLTTPEALQAFEFYNKLLKIAHPSSKSWDWNGLAEAFAAGEVAMAPEWHEYASSFENPEKSKVAGNVAWTTLPKGPKRSANIYGGTGVGINANAPEKEQKAAWLFLVWATSPQTQLMILESPVGGATPSRNSVYNTASVKKAMEDPTSEEAKKMPNLTSMTATLEAWKAENSYGRPKVPQWPQIDTVVFTELSKMLAGQQDSKATAESISKQVDTLTGN; the protein is encoded by the coding sequence TTGAAAAAGAGATTATTTGCGATGATTGGCTGCCTGGTCATTCTCAGCCTGGTTTTAGCAGGATGCGGCGGCGGCAAAGAGGAGAAAGAGGCGGCCCAAAATAACGGCGCCCAGGGCAAGTTGGTTGACGGCCCCTTTAAAAAGGTAGAGGATTTACCGGTTATTCAGGCTCCGGAAGGTTTTGACTGGAAACAGTTTGCCGGCGTGGAAATCAACTTGGTTTCCGAAAATACACCGCCCAGTTCCGCCCTTGCCGCCAATATTAAAGAATTTGAAGATGCCACCGGCATTAAAGTAAACATTCAGCAAATGGATCTTGGCGCTCTGGTACAAAAGGTTGGCCTGGATTTTGGAGCCAACAGTTCCAAATATCATGTGATCTATGCCGACCCTTATCAGGTGCTGGCCAAATACTCCAGCAAGTTTGTTGACCTGAATACCCTGAACAATGATCCGGCCCTGCCTAAAATTCCCGGCGGTCTGGAAGATTTTATTCAAAGTCAACTGGAAATTGACGGGTACATGGGTTCCAAAGACAAGCTGTACGCCCTTCCCTACGACTGCCCCACCATGGTACTGGCTTACCGTACCGATGTAATGGCCAAAATTAAAGACAAGTTTCAGGCTGAAAAGGGTTTTGACCCCACTCCGAACCCCGGCATGACCTGGGAACAGTATTATCAAGTGGCTGAATATATTAATCAACATGCCGCCGAATTAGGCGTTAAATATGGCACCGGTCACCAGGCCAAGCAGTATGATTCCCTGATGTGCGATTTCTCCAACATCCTGAGCGCTTATGGTGCCGATTATTTTACCAATCGTGAACTGGGTGGCGTGGGCGCCGCCAACCCAGGCAAAACCTCTTTAACCACTCCCGAGGCGCTGCAGGCCTTTGAATTTTACAACAAGCTGCTGAAAATTGCCCACCCCAGCTCCAAATCCTGGGACTGGAACGGTTTAGCGGAAGCCTTTGCCGCCGGTGAAGTGGCCATGGCTCCGGAATGGCACGAATATGCCTCTTCCTTTGAAAACCCTGAAAAATCCAAAGTAGCCGGCAACGTAGCCTGGACCACCCTGCCCAAGGGTCCCAAACGCTCCGCCAATATCTACGGCGGCACCGGTGTAGGAATTAATGCCAATGCGCCGGAAAAAGAGCAAAAGGCAGCCTGGTTATTCCTGGTATGGGCCACCTCTCCCCAGACTCAGTTGATGATTCTGGAGTCTCCGGTGGGCGGCGCCACACCTTCCCGTAACTCCGTATATAACACCGCTTCGGTTAAGAAGGCCATGGAAGATCCCACTTCCGAAGAAGCGAAAAAAATGCCCAACCTGACTTCCATGACCGCGACCCTGGAAGCCTGGAAGGCTGAAAACTCCTATGGTCGTCCCAAGGTTCCCCAATGGCCTCAAATCGATACCGTCGTATTTACCGAACTTTCCAAGATGCTGGCAGGACAGCAGGATTCCAAAGCCACTGCCGAGTCCATCAGCAAGCAGGTTGACACTTTAACCGGCAACTAA
- a CDS encoding ABC transporter ATP-binding protein produces MATVRFNQLKKNYGNQQVVKEFNLEINHQEFVVLVGPSGCGKSTTLRMVAGLEEITGGDVFIGDTRVNDMPPKDRDIAMVFQNYALYPHMNVYQNMAFGLKLRKYSPQEIDKRVKEAAAILSIEHLLDRKPKQLSGGQRQRVAIGRAIVREPKVFLMDEPLSNLDAKLRVQMRAELAKLHQRLKTTTIYVTHDQTEAMTMGDRIVVMKDGVIQQVATPQELYHQPSNIFVAGFIGSPSMNFIPCVLQEKGRETYLVNSEGFSFVLTPEMAARLTAYKQKALVFGIRPEDISDHLPWVPEENCLKAQVEVVENLGAETLIYVSLGGQNIIGRFVGSPKYRVGDTMNIALNPNRFYLFDQESELSILS; encoded by the coding sequence GTGGCAACAGTAAGATTTAATCAATTGAAAAAAAATTATGGCAACCAGCAAGTGGTAAAGGAATTTAACCTGGAGATCAACCATCAGGAATTTGTGGTGCTGGTAGGGCCTTCGGGCTGTGGTAAATCCACCACCCTGAGAATGGTGGCCGGTCTGGAGGAGATTACCGGCGGGGATGTATTTATCGGGGATACCCGGGTCAATGATATGCCGCCCAAGGACCGGGATATCGCCATGGTGTTCCAAAACTATGCGTTGTATCCCCATATGAATGTTTATCAGAATATGGCCTTTGGCCTGAAACTTCGTAAGTACTCCCCCCAGGAAATTGATAAGCGGGTGAAAGAAGCCGCAGCCATTCTAAGCATTGAGCATCTTTTAGACCGCAAGCCCAAGCAGCTCTCCGGGGGTCAGCGCCAGCGGGTGGCCATTGGACGCGCCATTGTGCGGGAGCCTAAGGTCTTTTTAATGGATGAGCCTTTATCCAACCTGGACGCCAAACTGCGGGTACAGATGAGGGCGGAACTGGCAAAGCTGCATCAAAGGCTGAAAACCACCACCATTTATGTTACCCACGATCAGACAGAGGCCATGACCATGGGCGATCGCATTGTAGTGATGAAGGATGGTGTCATTCAGCAGGTGGCTACGCCCCAGGAGCTTTATCATCAACCCAGCAATATTTTTGTGGCCGGCTTTATTGGTTCCCCTTCCATGAATTTTATTCCCTGCGTGCTGCAGGAAAAAGGAAGGGAAACCTATCTGGTTAATTCCGAAGGTTTTTCCTTTGTCTTGACGCCGGAGATGGCCGCCCGTCTGACAGCCTACAAACAAAAAGCCCTGGTGTTTGGTATCCGGCCCGAGGATATTTCAGACCATCTCCCCTGGGTGCCGGAAGAAAACTGCCTTAAGGCCCAGGTGGAAGTGGTGGAGAATCTGGGGGCGGAAACGCTGATTTATGTCTCCCTGGGCGGGCAGAACATTATCGGCCGATTTGTGGGAAGCCCCAAATACAGGGTGGGAGATACAATGAACATCGCCTTGAATCCCAATCGTTTTTACCTCTTTGATCAAGAGTCGGAATTATCTATATTATCATAA
- a CDS encoding carbohydrate kinase family protein — protein MSDVLCLGIIVADMVAKPVTSLPQKGELALVESIQLHNGGCAANTATALVKLGFTASVCGMVGNDGLGQVLIHNLINMGVDTRYIAKTDRADTSASMVLVDALGERSFIHCTGGNGAFQLEDFPEQSLENTKILHIAGSLLMPAFDGEPCAEVLRLAKAKGLVTAMDTAWDDSGRWMKALAPCLPYVDLFIPSLAEAKALTGLENPQEMARVFLNYGVKNVVIKLGSEGCYILSGDTEYRIAAMAVDAVDATGAGDCFVAGFLAGVLRGFPLERCGQLANAVGAMSVTSVGAATGVKSLAETIAFLSSNLNRQEGQWWQQ, from the coding sequence ATGTCCGATGTTTTATGTTTGGGAATTATCGTTGCAGATATGGTGGCTAAACCCGTCACTTCTCTTCCGCAAAAGGGAGAGTTAGCCCTGGTGGAAAGTATTCAGCTCCATAATGGAGGCTGTGCTGCCAATACCGCAACGGCTTTAGTCAAATTAGGTTTTACCGCATCGGTCTGCGGCATGGTGGGAAACGATGGCCTGGGACAGGTACTGATTCATAATCTGATCAACATGGGCGTGGATACTCGCTACATTGCTAAAACAGACAGGGCTGACACCTCCGCCAGCATGGTTCTGGTGGATGCTCTGGGGGAACGCAGTTTTATCCACTGTACCGGGGGGAACGGCGCCTTTCAATTAGAGGATTTTCCGGAGCAATCCCTGGAAAATACCAAAATACTGCATATTGCCGGTTCCCTGTTGATGCCCGCTTTTGACGGGGAGCCCTGTGCGGAGGTCCTGCGTCTGGCCAAGGCCAAAGGGCTGGTGACGGCAATGGATACCGCCTGGGATGATTCAGGACGCTGGATGAAGGCCCTGGCCCCTTGTTTGCCTTATGTGGATTTGTTTATCCCCAGTTTAGCCGAAGCGAAGGCTTTAACGGGCCTGGAAAACCCCCAGGAGATGGCCCGGGTGTTTTTAAATTACGGAGTAAAAAACGTGGTCATAAAACTTGGCTCCGAGGGCTGTTATATTCTTTCCGGAGACACAGAATACAGGATTGCCGCCATGGCGGTGGATGCGGTGGACGCCACCGGCGCCGGAGATTGCTTTGTGGCCGGATTTTTAGCCGGAGTGCTCCGGGGGTTCCCACTGGAACGCTGCGGGCAGTTGGCCAACGCCGTGGGAGCCATGTCCGTCACTTCCGTGGGAGCGGCAACCGGGGTGAAATCCCTTGCTGAAACCATCGCATTTCTCAGCAGCAACTTAAATAGACAGGAGGGCCAGTGGTGGCAACAGTAA
- a CDS encoding DeoR/GlpR family DNA-binding transcription regulator, with product MLSIDRQTKIIQLLKQNNSVRVSELKALFNVSEMTIRRDLEKLEQHGVIIRSHGGAALNPLNNVDVAFQNRTQRHVEEKEAIAREAAALVQDGDSIVLDAGTTTTPMVKYLRNKKDLVVLTNSLTVANEMAQIPGVTLVLTGGNLREITLSLVGTLAEENLRRFYVDKAFIGTSGLCLVQGLTNQNMYESEVKRAMISIARETIVLADHSKFHRVSFSSFSPLQAVHKIITDTGAPMDTVKQIRELGIEVLLAKPGP from the coding sequence ATGTTATCCATTGACCGACAGACGAAAATCATTCAACTGCTTAAACAAAACAACAGTGTTCGGGTTTCGGAGCTAAAAGCATTGTTTAATGTCTCTGAAATGACCATCCGGAGAGATTTGGAAAAGCTGGAGCAGCATGGCGTGATTATCCGCAGTCACGGAGGCGCTGCTTTAAATCCTTTAAACAATGTGGATGTTGCTTTCCAGAACCGGACTCAGAGACATGTTGAGGAAAAGGAGGCCATCGCCAGAGAAGCGGCGGCGCTGGTACAGGACGGCGATTCCATTGTGCTGGACGCGGGGACAACCACCACGCCCATGGTCAAGTATTTACGGAATAAAAAAGATTTGGTGGTCTTGACCAACTCGTTAACCGTGGCCAATGAAATGGCACAGATTCCGGGAGTTACTCTGGTATTAACCGGAGGCAATTTAAGGGAAATTACCCTTTCCCTGGTGGGCACCCTGGCGGAGGAAAATTTGCGTCGTTTTTATGTGGATAAAGCTTTTATTGGTACCAGCGGTCTTTGTCTGGTCCAGGGCTTAACCAATCAAAACATGTATGAGTCCGAGGTGAAAAGGGCCATGATCAGTATTGCCAGAGAAACCATCGTGCTGGCAGACCATAGCAAGTTTCACCGGGTGTCCTTCAGCAGCTTCAGTCCCCTGCAGGCGGTCCATAAGATCATTACGGACACCGGCGCGCCCATGGATACGGTAAAGCAAATCAGAGAGCTGGGGATTGAGGTTTTGTTGGCGAAGCCCGGTCCATAA
- a CDS encoding class II fructose-bisphosphate aldolase — translation MTLVNLNNMLKHAMDHGYAVGSFNMVDVNSLEAILRGAVQLRSPVIVSVAEIHFPYVDIEKLAFLMRTLTQDAPVPVALHLDHGQSLSAIMRAMQSGFTSVMFDGSQLPLQENILRTAEIVRFAHAAGVSVEAELGHVGGAEGQLENDEDDSLFTDPLEAGLFVRQTGVDALAVAIGSAHGVYKKQPQLDFARLERIKEQTNIPLVLHGGSGIPDEDIRQSIRRGICKINVYTELSQGANQAVHQALAAKPQLPYPEIKISAGRAIEKIVMEKIKNFGGGQGNLQDQ, via the coding sequence GTGACATTGGTAAATTTAAATAATATGTTAAAACATGCCATGGATCACGGCTATGCCGTGGGATCCTTTAATATGGTGGATGTCAATTCATTGGAAGCGATCCTCCGGGGCGCGGTTCAACTCCGTTCGCCGGTGATTGTTTCTGTGGCGGAAATTCATTTTCCTTACGTTGATATAGAGAAATTAGCCTTCCTGATGAGAACCCTCACTCAGGATGCTCCGGTGCCGGTGGCTTTGCATCTGGATCACGGGCAAAGTTTAAGCGCCATTATGAGAGCCATGCAAAGCGGCTTTACTTCCGTGATGTTTGACGGTTCCCAACTGCCTTTGCAGGAGAACATTCTCCGCACCGCAGAAATTGTGCGTTTTGCCCATGCTGCCGGAGTATCGGTGGAGGCGGAGCTGGGGCATGTGGGCGGTGCTGAAGGTCAATTGGAAAATGACGAGGATGACAGCTTATTTACAGATCCCCTGGAAGCAGGCCTGTTTGTCCGGCAGACCGGAGTGGATGCGCTGGCGGTGGCCATCGGTTCCGCCCACGGGGTGTATAAAAAACAACCTCAATTGGATTTTGCAAGGTTAGAAAGAATCAAGGAACAAACCAACATTCCTTTGGTTTTACATGGCGGTTCCGGAATACCCGATGAAGATATCCGACAGTCCATCCGCCGGGGCATCTGTAAAATCAATGTTTACACCGAACTTTCCCAAGGCGCCAATCAAGCCGTTCACCAGGCCCTGGCGGCCAAACCGCAGCTTCCTTATCCGGAGATTAAAATCAGCGCCGGACGGGCCATTGAAAAGATTGTGATGGAGAAAATTAAGAATTTTGGCGGCGGCCAAGGGAATCTACAGGATCAATAG
- a CDS encoding MBL fold metallo-hydrolase: MPVKQFRDSDGCYSYLIWCDQEKLAAVVDPNHNGDLYLSALKDMALKLIYVIDTHTHVDHDSLSGFLAQNTGAQVVMHPAYGEQRKLGATFTGNDAIVKHLAFNGAIAVDFSPQDGEVIYVGTVPIRFLYTPGHTLDSISLLVENRILTGDILMIGTCGRTDFPGGSNENMYESLFDKLLPLGEEFIIYPAHDYQNNINSVMGYEKIHNPFLKVRSREEFIQFAAESFAKLPSMSGSGDKIQCSLVPPSQAPETPAAPSAAPANPLMGQMCSAMEYYFKNIPQHWNLVGHQEMLEIIQKNSREILLLDVRQPKEFAEGYIPGAINLPIRDLPTRIKELPANLEMPIITLCESGSRSAYAAMFLRGYGYSHVRSLDLGMHRWREMKLPLAK; the protein is encoded by the coding sequence ATGCCTGTCAAGCAATTTCGCGATAGCGACGGCTGTTATTCCTATTTAATCTGGTGTGACCAGGAAAAGCTGGCCGCGGTGGTGGACCCCAATCACAACGGGGATCTTTATCTTTCAGCCCTCAAGGACATGGCTTTAAAGCTGATTTATGTGATTGATACCCATACCCACGTGGACCATGACAGCCTGTCCGGCTTTCTGGCCCAAAACACCGGCGCCCAAGTGGTGATGCACCCGGCCTATGGGGAACAAAGAAAGCTGGGAGCCACCTTTACCGGTAATGATGCCATTGTCAAACATTTAGCCTTTAATGGAGCCATTGCCGTTGATTTTTCCCCCCAGGACGGCGAAGTCATCTATGTGGGAACGGTTCCCATCCGGTTCCTTTATACCCCCGGCCACACCCTGGACAGTATCAGCCTGCTGGTGGAAAATAGAATTTTAACCGGTGATATTTTAATGATCGGCACCTGTGGACGTACGGATTTTCCCGGCGGCAGCAACGAAAATATGTATGAAAGCCTGTTTGACAAACTGCTTCCCTTGGGCGAAGAGTTCATTATTTACCCGGCCCATGATTACCAGAACAACATCAACAGCGTCATGGGCTACGAAAAAATCCATAACCCCTTTTTAAAAGTCCGCTCCCGGGAAGAATTTATTCAATTTGCCGCAGAATCTTTTGCCAAACTGCCCAGCATGTCCGGTTCCGGGGATAAAATTCAATGTTCCCTGGTGCCGCCGTCCCAGGCCCCGGAAACCCCTGCCGCTCCCTCTGCGGCTCCCGCCAACCCGTTAATGGGACAGATGTGCAGTGCCATGGAATATTATTTTAAAAACATTCCCCAGCACTGGAATTTAGTCGGCCATCAGGAAATGCTGGAGATTATTCAAAAGAACTCCCGGGAGATTTTACTTTTAGATGTGCGGCAGCCAAAGGAATTTGCGGAAGGGTACATTCCCGGAGCCATCAACCTGCCTATCCGCGATCTGCCCACCCGCATCAAAGAACTGCCCGCCAATTTGGAGATGCCCATTATCACCCTTTGCGAAAGTGGTTCCCGTTCCGCCTATGCCGCCATGTTTCTCCGGGGCTACGGCTACTCCCATGTGCGCAGTTTGGATCTGGGCATGCACCGCTGGAGGGAAATGAAGCTGCCGCTGGCAAAATAA
- a CDS encoding DUF3243 domain-containing protein, with translation MEIGHNWHKWKSVIGNVVGLGERVGLDDETINSVAFRMGDFFANHFDPANDEQRLMKELWEEGDEDEKRTLASLMARLSHRKTQHH, from the coding sequence GTGGAAATCGGTCATAACTGGCACAAATGGAAGTCTGTTATCGGCAATGTGGTGGGTCTAGGTGAACGGGTTGGTCTGGATGATGAAACCATTAACAGTGTTGCCTTCCGCATGGGTGATTTTTTTGCCAATCATTTTGACCCGGCCAACGATGAGCAACGACTGATGAAGGAACTTTGGGAAGAAGGGGATGAAGACGAGAAAAGAACCCTGGCTTCCCTTATGGCCCGGCTGTCCCATAGAAAAACACAGCATCATTAA
- the lgt gene encoding prolipoprotein diacylglyceryl transferase: MHQILFYIGDWPIRSFGLMLSLGILAGLLTSSYVAKKQGRFFEEVLDLAFYAVIGGIIGARVWEVIFNWDYYSYHLWQIPALWNGGLSVQGSVLGGVLAVIWYCRKHRIPFWPMADILAPGLLVGQAIGRLGCFLNGCCYGIPYQHPGIVYPVGTDAYYAFGSQPLFPAVLFEAAWDVLVLTLLLKIFSRRPFDGFITLSYFILYSLGRFTLEFWRGDSLRTVMNLKVAQVTSVTTVLAALLLMYYLYKRKNDSKDRPLNSKK; this comes from the coding sequence TTGCATCAGATCTTATTTTATATTGGCGATTGGCCCATACGGTCCTTTGGCTTGATGCTCTCCCTGGGAATTTTGGCCGGCTTGCTTACCAGCAGCTATGTAGCCAAAAAGCAGGGCCGTTTTTTCGAAGAAGTTCTTGATCTGGCCTTTTATGCCGTGATTGGGGGCATCATTGGCGCCCGGGTCTGGGAAGTCATTTTTAACTGGGACTATTATTCCTACCATCTCTGGCAAATTCCCGCCCTGTGGAACGGGGGCCTCTCGGTTCAGGGATCGGTGCTGGGGGGAGTGCTGGCTGTTATCTGGTACTGCAGGAAGCACCGGATTCCCTTCTGGCCCATGGCCGATATCCTGGCTCCGGGGCTTTTGGTGGGACAGGCCATCGGCCGGCTGGGCTGCTTTCTCAACGGGTGCTGCTACGGCATTCCCTACCAGCACCCGGGAATTGTTTATCCCGTTGGCACCGATGCTTACTATGCCTTTGGTTCACAACCCCTTTTCCCGGCAGTGCTTTTTGAAGCCGCCTGGGATGTGCTGGTCCTGACCTTGCTGCTGAAAATATTTAGCCGCAGGCCCTTTGACGGTTTTATTACCCTGAGTTATTTTATACTCTATTCTCTGGGGCGTTTTACCCTGGAATTTTGGCGGGGGGATAGTCTGCGCACCGTGATGAATTTAAAGGTTGCCCAGGTAACTTCCGTAACAACCGTTTTAGCGGCTTTATTGCTGATGTATTATCTTTATAAAAGAAAAAATGACTCCAAGGACCGTCCCTTGAATAGTAAAAAATAA